One Defluviitoga tunisiensis genomic window carries:
- a CDS encoding GGDEF domain-containing protein, which translates to MTNEIPTKYIKKIRRAYINPGLTYVLNRFCDLFLFSINVYVDINEDPEKVPSNLYKFLKICNSFKLFKIMSFQEIKDISQQRIMLDMPGEAGKVILTYEILIKDEVYLVYEIIKRSKPIVSVILTDILLNSAKLGSVFKTSKIILERSYDIESSVDEMIYASMTGITGGFAGAFNRAILFKEDGNDFRVHRALGPADESEAHMVYDAFETLEMDILPYLQGYTNNMEYFSNLEKNIKSISIRKRVLFKNQLLNKAFEKNATIKSPVSNLDESLVHALGLRGEIAFSPLKISQENIAFYLCDNRYDGKPITDEQLEILDYFAKQSAIMWQNKISLNLLKEEAEIDMLTKVGNRRGYEKYISSLSYQKSQSIAIAILDLDNFKDVNDKHGHQKGDEILVTFANIAKKNLRKTDKIFRYGGDEFVVILHDVSQTNVVNVIKRLQKQFFAATNCTFSAGVSYGESSNISQLFDDADKKLYEVKQKGKSDLIF; encoded by the coding sequence ATGACAAATGAAATTCCAACAAAATATATAAAAAAAATAAGAAGAGCTTATATTAATCCGGGTCTTACATATGTTTTAAATAGATTTTGTGATCTATTTCTTTTTTCAATTAATGTGTATGTTGATATCAATGAAGATCCTGAAAAGGTTCCTTCTAATCTATATAAATTTTTAAAGATATGTAATTCCTTTAAATTATTTAAGATTATGAGTTTTCAAGAAATAAAAGATATTTCCCAACAGAGAATTATGTTGGATATGCCAGGCGAAGCAGGAAAAGTGATTTTAACTTATGAGATTTTAATAAAAGATGAGGTTTATCTAGTATATGAAATTATAAAGCGTTCAAAACCTATTGTATCAGTTATTTTAACCGATATTCTATTAAATTCAGCCAAATTGGGGAGTGTTTTTAAAACTTCAAAAATCATTCTTGAAAGAAGTTATGATATTGAGTCATCGGTAGATGAGATGATATATGCATCAATGACTGGAATTACCGGAGGTTTTGCAGGTGCGTTTAATAGAGCCATTCTATTTAAAGAGGATGGAAATGATTTTAGAGTACATAGAGCTCTAGGTCCTGCAGATGAATCAGAAGCCCACATGGTATATGATGCTTTTGAAACCTTAGAAATGGATATATTACCTTATTTACAAGGATATACCAACAATATGGAGTACTTTTCAAACTTAGAAAAAAATATTAAATCAATTTCTATAAGAAAGAGAGTTCTATTCAAAAATCAACTTTTAAATAAAGCTTTTGAAAAAAATGCTACAATTAAATCTCCTGTTAGTAATTTAGACGAAAGTTTGGTTCATGCGCTAGGCTTGAGAGGAGAAATTGCATTTTCACCATTAAAAATTTCGCAAGAGAACATCGCTTTTTATTTATGTGATAACAGATATGATGGTAAACCTATAACTGATGAACAATTAGAAATTTTGGATTATTTTGCTAAACAAAGTGCCATAATGTGGCAAAATAAAATTTCGTTGAATTTATTAAAAGAAGAAGCAGAAATAGACATGCTTACTAAAGTCGGTAATAGAAGAGGTTATGAAAAGTACATATCCTCGTTAAGCTATCAAAAAAGTCAATCTATCGCTATAGCCATTTTGGATCTAGATAATTTTAAAGATGTAAACGATAAGCATGGTCATCAAAAAGGTGATGAAATATTGGTAACTTTTGCAAATATTGCTAAAAAAAATTTGAGAAAGACTGATAAAATATTTAGGTACGGTGGAGACGAGTTTGTAGTAATTTTACATGATGTTTCTCAAACGAATGTTGTTAATGTTATAAAACGATTACAAAAGCAATTTTTCGCCGCAACTAATTGTACATTTTCTGCAGGTGTTAGTTATGGCGAGAGCAGTAATATTAGCCAACTTTTTGATGATGCTGATAAAAAATTGTATGAGGTAAAGCAAAAAGGGAAAAGTGATTTAATTTTCTAA
- a CDS encoding ZIP family metal transporter has product MLTNLQIWLYGTISSLIAGLATVIGAIPVLFMKKELNEKSMDFLLGFAAGVMLSATMFSLIVPSLEQGGILITIIGILTGSIVIDLFDRFAPHEHFLKGHEGPEAAKLKKIWLFIIAITLHNFPEGMAVGVSFGGGMISNGISLALAIGLQNIPEGTATAFSLLQANYSKKQSFYWTLLTGLVEPLGGLLGASLVVLMEPLLPFFLSFAAGAMLYVISDEIIPETHSHGNEEIATFSLIIGFLLMMALDVIF; this is encoded by the coding sequence ATGTTGACTAATCTACAAATATGGTTATATGGAACTATATCAAGTCTTATTGCAGGTTTAGCAACAGTAATTGGTGCCATACCTGTTCTGTTTATGAAAAAAGAATTGAATGAGAAATCAATGGACTTTCTTCTTGGGTTTGCTGCAGGAGTTATGCTTTCTGCAACTATGTTTTCGTTAATCGTCCCTTCTCTTGAACAAGGAGGGATATTAATCACAATTATAGGAATTTTAACCGGCTCAATAGTTATAGATTTGTTTGATAGATTTGCCCCCCATGAACATTTTTTAAAAGGTCACGAAGGACCTGAAGCAGCTAAACTTAAAAAAATATGGCTTTTTATTATTGCTATAACCCTACATAACTTTCCTGAAGGGATGGCGGTTGGAGTTAGCTTTGGTGGGGGAATGATATCTAATGGAATTTCATTAGCATTAGCTATTGGTCTACAAAATATACCTGAAGGAACTGCAACCGCTTTTTCATTGCTTCAAGCAAATTACAGCAAAAAACAAAGCTTTTATTGGACATTATTAACCGGACTAGTAGAACCGTTAGGAGGTTTGTTAGGAGCTTCATTAGTTGTTCTGATGGAACCACTTTTACCTTTTTTCCTATCTTTTGCTGCAGGAGCAATGCTTTACGTTATAAGCGACGAGATAATTCCCGAAACACATTCACATGGAAATGAAGAAATAGCCACCTTTTCTCTAATAATAGGTTTTTTATTAATGATGGCACTTGATGTTATATTTTGA
- the cysC gene encoding adenylyl-sulfate kinase, with protein MERNKPKNVFWHEGKIKKEDREKLLGQKGVIVWFTGLSASGKSTIACEVERRLFEKKKLAYVLDGDNIRHGLNKDLGFSPEDREENIRRIGEVAKLFSDAGLIALTAFISPYKKDREKVRYLVKNDEFIEVYVKCPIDVLKKRDPKGMYEKALRGEIKEFTGISAPYEEPDNPELILETDKETIDQSVNKVMEYLKAQGII; from the coding sequence TTGGAACGAAACAAACCAAAAAATGTCTTTTGGCATGAAGGAAAGATAAAAAAAGAGGATAGAGAAAAACTTTTAGGTCAAAAAGGAGTTATTGTATGGTTCACGGGACTTTCGGCTTCAGGAAAGTCCACAATAGCTTGTGAAGTTGAAAGGAGGCTTTTTGAAAAGAAAAAACTTGCTTATGTCTTAGATGGAGATAATATTAGACATGGATTAAATAAAGATTTAGGGTTTTCTCCAGAAGATAGAGAGGAGAATATTAGGAGGATAGGTGAAGTTGCTAAGTTATTTTCAGATGCAGGATTGATAGCATTAACAGCATTTATTTCTCCTTACAAAAAAGATAGAGAAAAGGTGAGATATCTAGTTAAAAATGATGAATTTATTGAAGTGTACGTTAAATGTCCAATAGATGTACTAAAGAAAAGAGATCCAAAAGGGATGTATGAGAAGGCATTAAGAGGAGAAATAAAAGAGTTCACAGGAATTTCTGCACCTTATGAAGAGCCTGACAATCCTGAGCTTATATTAGAAACTGATAAAGAAACTATTGATCAGTCGGTTAATAAAGTTATGGAATATTTAAAAGCTCAAGGAATCATTTAA
- a CDS encoding DUF4897 domain-containing protein: MSETDKKKNKNFNFIIITIIFFLGLSVFQFFMYRNMRPRFHVVSRVIDFNIYEDLSVDFSTKVDIQVEREKDFSTLVSSFGTSDEEKLTMFQETLDNLEKQVPRDFVVLSYDSAVESEYPFIYVDETVKLKGFVIEKEDGTIEFSLPNQLLSGENENVKVTIRFPEHWKVVSVEPDPNYIEQNTIAYSYIGTRNYPTVQFVVE, translated from the coding sequence ATGTCAGAAACTGATAAGAAAAAAAATAAAAATTTTAATTTTATTATTATAACTATAATATTTTTTCTAGGATTGTCTGTGTTTCAATTTTTCATGTACAGAAATATGAGGCCAAGGTTTCATGTTGTTTCGAGAGTTATTGACTTTAATATTTATGAAGATTTAAGTGTGGATTTTTCAACGAAAGTTGATATACAAGTCGAGCGAGAAAAGGATTTTAGTACATTGGTGTCAAGTTTTGGCACTTCAGATGAAGAAAAATTAACGATGTTTCAGGAGACTCTGGATAATTTGGAAAAGCAAGTTCCTAGAGATTTTGTCGTGTTGTCGTATGATTCCGCTGTTGAATCCGAATATCCTTTTATCTATGTTGATGAGACAGTCAAATTGAAAGGATTCGTAATTGAGAAAGAAGATGGAACTATTGAATTTTCTTTACCAAATCAACTTCTAAGCGGAGAAAATGAAAATGTTAAGGTTACAATACGTTTTCCAGAACATTGGAAGGTTGTTAGTGTCGAACCGGATCCTAATTATATTGAACAAAATACTATTGCTTATTCCTACATTGGTACGAGAAACTATCCTACGGTACAGTTTGTTGTCGAATAA
- a CDS encoding translation initiation factor IF-2 N-terminal domain-containing protein, whose protein sequence is MVLLFILVFVSIILSIVNIFFLFKFIKSVQESQVKTQNNINEEGNVFLARFQKITSTRLRALDNKIEIVDQLLKDLDDAYAKTYSLLSDLESRLTEQKREEIVKNRQKLNSDNYEIIQKQKHNKKELKRIDSGKRVYELSKEINMDTKDLINFINKETEIQIYNHLQKLSKEEETLIKGKILGEQAIKIDEEMPSSNVEDEQIVDVERINTSKGSGKKEKIIDLHRQGLSPQEIGKELKIGVGEIMLVLSLFNQD, encoded by the coding sequence TTGGTATTATTATTTATATTAGTATTTGTCTCGATAATATTATCTATAGTTAATATATTCTTTTTGTTCAAATTTATTAAATCTGTACAAGAAAGTCAAGTCAAGACTCAGAATAATATTAATGAGGAAGGAAATGTTTTTTTGGCTCGTTTCCAAAAAATTACCTCTACAAGGCTGAGAGCTTTAGACAACAAAATAGAAATAGTAGACCAATTATTGAAGGACTTAGATGATGCGTATGCTAAAACATACTCTTTGCTTTCTGATCTTGAGAGTAGATTAACGGAGCAGAAAAGAGAAGAAATTGTCAAAAATCGTCAAAAGTTAAATTCTGATAATTACGAAATAATACAGAAGCAGAAACATAACAAAAAAGAACTAAAAAGAATTGATAGTGGAAAGAGAGTCTACGAATTATCTAAAGAAATTAATATGGATACTAAGGATTTAATTAATTTCATAAATAAAGAAACAGAGATACAGATTTATAATCATCTACAGAAATTGTCAAAAGAAGAAGAAACATTAATCAAGGGCAAAATTTTGGGAGAACAGGCGATCAAAATAGATGAGGAAATGCCTTCTAGCAACGTTGAAGATGAACAAATAGTCGATGTTGAGCGAATAAATACTAGTAAGGGATCAGGGAAAAAAGAAAAGATTATTGATTTACATAGACAAGGATTGAGTCCTCAAGAAATAGGAAAAGAACTAAAGATTGGAGTAGGAGAAATAATGTTAGTTTTAAGTTTATTTAATCAAGATTAG
- a CDS encoding N5-glutamine methyltransferase family protein: MKLIQLINLFKGEAKVSSFEILKAISLIEGKEISYYLQDSELEISEETFIKIKKYYLDNYPLEYLTNKVNFLGLDFFVNENVLIPRIETEDLVLIALELIKTKQINNIADIGTGSGVIAITIKKKLPYVNVWATDVSLEALEISKLNANKLGVFIDFRHGAFLEPLLEDLSKIELIISNPPYVESFYIDKSHQLQYEPRIALDGGKDGLNFFRKLTMYSKYLKDKRLLLETNEFNTNQACEILSKIGKTKIIQDSFGKNRFILVSNLD, translated from the coding sequence ATGAAACTAATTCAATTAATTAATCTATTTAAGGGGGAGGCCAAGGTCTCCTCTTTTGAAATTTTAAAGGCTATATCTCTAATAGAAGGAAAAGAAATTTCTTATTATCTACAAGATTCCGAGTTAGAGATAAGTGAAGAAACATTCATAAAAATTAAAAAATATTATTTGGATAATTATCCTTTAGAATATTTGACAAATAAAGTTAACTTCTTAGGACTTGACTTTTTTGTCAACGAAAACGTTTTAATTCCTAGAATAGAAACAGAGGATCTAGTTCTTATCGCTTTAGAACTCATAAAAACAAAGCAAATAAATAATATAGCAGATATTGGCACAGGTTCTGGAGTAATAGCTATTACCATTAAAAAAAAGCTCCCATACGTAAACGTATGGGCAACTGACGTTTCTCTAGAAGCGTTAGAAATCTCCAAACTAAATGCAAACAAATTAGGGGTTTTTATAGATTTTAGACATGGGGCGTTTCTTGAACCTTTACTTGAGGACCTTTCAAAAATTGAACTAATTATTTCTAATCCACCTTATGTAGAGTCTTTCTATATAGACAAATCTCATCAATTACAATATGAGCCCAGGATAGCCTTAGATGGTGGAAAAGATGGCTTGAATTTTTTTAGAAAACTTACAATGTATTCAAAATATCTCAAAGATAAACGTCTGTTGTTAGAAACAAATGAATTTAACACTAATCAAGCATGCGAAATACTGTCAAAAATTGGTAAAACAAAGATTATACAAGATTCATTTGGTAAAAATAGATTTATTTTAGTTTCTAATCTTGATTAA
- a CDS encoding metal-sulfur cluster assembly factor has translation MKKIDKETIINSLRQVYDLEIGFDIVSLGLIYNVEVDENNNVHILMTMTTPMCPLIGLIVENAKEKVKEIENVNDVDIELTFDPPWNPEMASDEVRMLLGL, from the coding sequence ATGAAAAAAATTGATAAGGAAACTATAATTAATTCTTTAAGACAAGTATACGATTTGGAAATAGGTTTTGACATTGTTTCTTTGGGTTTGATTTACAATGTTGAAGTAGATGAAAATAACAACGTTCATATATTGATGACAATGACTACACCAATGTGTCCGTTAATTGGACTGATTGTAGAAAATGCGAAAGAAAAGGTTAAAGAAATCGAAAATGTTAATGACGTTGACATTGAACTAACTTTTGATCCTCCTTGGAATCCAGAGATGGCTAGTGATGAAGTGAGAATGTTGTTGGGATTGTGA
- a CDS encoding peptidyl-prolyl cis-trans isomerase, with the protein MKKKFIIIMLIFLFIPTLFSASILYEPLDQDTFAIVNGEKLSTELLNSRSQVLYILLDLKDNYPDFYSGLTNTATGVEFLNTYLIDQAMKISNEVLFIQFVEQKGVNLNRNEVKSNIESKFSETFKELEIQDDEIEKYLLYLGYTSKINYIDDAYYSTLYINSISALYNKVLEEIELSDDEVKVEYENNKSNYMSPPTADIKVLIFASEEEASFTYSRIIDGYYTFDEVYRQSDNPLLTIRIDDDTNSLVKIIKSNPPGYVFGPVLYDSFEGTYALVKIEKKNPARILTFEEANPQIIFNLKDKKAQEYFDKVLPKEFQDFQERSTIIFNSALF; encoded by the coding sequence ATGAAAAAGAAATTCATCATAATCATGTTAATATTTTTATTCATTCCTACATTATTTTCGGCAAGCATACTATACGAACCACTAGACCAAGATACCTTTGCCATAGTCAACGGAGAGAAGCTTAGTACTGAATTGCTTAATTCTAGGTCTCAAGTACTTTATATTTTGCTTGATTTAAAAGACAATTATCCAGACTTTTATTCGGGATTAACTAACACTGCCACTGGCGTAGAATTTCTAAATACTTATCTAATAGATCAAGCCATGAAGATTTCAAATGAGGTACTTTTCATCCAATTTGTTGAACAAAAGGGTGTAAATTTAAATCGAAATGAAGTTAAAAGTAATATTGAGTCTAAATTTTCTGAAACTTTTAAAGAGTTGGAGATTCAAGATGATGAAATTGAAAAATATTTATTGTATTTAGGTTATACTTCAAAAATTAATTATATTGATGATGCTTATTATTCAACTTTATACATTAATTCTATATCAGCCCTGTACAATAAGGTTCTTGAAGAGATTGAATTATCTGATGATGAAGTTAAAGTTGAATATGAAAATAATAAATCAAATTACATGTCTCCTCCAACTGCCGATATAAAAGTTTTAATTTTTGCTAGTGAAGAAGAGGCTTCCTTTACTTATAGTAGGATAATAGATGGTTATTACACATTTGATGAAGTTTATCGACAATCAGATAATCCTTTGTTAACAATTAGAATAGATGATGACACAAATTCTTTGGTTAAAATTATTAAAAGTAACCCCCCGGGATATGTTTTTGGACCAGTTTTATATGACAGTTTTGAAGGGACCTATGCGTTAGTAAAAATTGAGAAAAAGAATCCTGCTCGTATATTAACTTTTGAAGAGGCGAACCCTCAAATTATTTTTAACCTAAAAGACAAGAAAGCTCAAGAATATTTTGATAAGGTTTTACCAAAGGAATTTCAAGATTTTCAGGAAAGATCAACCATTATTTTTAATTCAGCTTTATTTTGA
- a CDS encoding ribonuclease HII: protein MRNDPNMDNFIEYSYFKDYDYLIGIDEAGRGPLAGPVFVGAVIIDSPSDLKLLSSLGKDSKALTPKEREKRYLLLKRDFNCLSYSSSPQLIDKINILKATQIAMINLLKNAINGNPHKYFTLVDGKFFKLPYQYECIIKGDQKSHLIGAASIIAKYERDIYMIDLHKVYPQYDFETNKGYPTKKHIENIRKFGIISEHRKTFNPIKQFLKDGILQEASEINNQQC, encoded by the coding sequence ATGAGGAATGATCCAAACATGGATAATTTTATAGAATACTCTTACTTCAAAGATTATGATTATTTGATAGGAATAGACGAAGCTGGAAGAGGTCCTCTCGCAGGACCTGTTTTTGTTGGTGCCGTAATTATTGATAGTCCTTCAGATCTAAAATTATTAAGTAGTTTAGGTAAAGATTCAAAAGCATTAACTCCTAAGGAAAGAGAAAAAAGATATCTTTTATTAAAACGTGATTTCAACTGTTTAAGTTACTCTTCTTCGCCTCAGCTAATTGATAAAATCAATATTTTAAAAGCAACTCAAATAGCAATGATAAACCTTTTAAAAAATGCAATCAACGGCAATCCTCATAAATATTTTACACTTGTCGATGGTAAGTTTTTTAAATTACCTTATCAATATGAATGTATAATAAAAGGAGATCAAAAATCTCATTTGATTGGGGCAGCTTCAATTATTGCTAAATATGAAAGAGATATATACATGATTGATTTACATAAAGTTTATCCACAATATGATTTTGAAACTAACAAAGGTTATCCAACAAAAAAACATATAGAAAATATAAGAAAATTTGGTATAATATCTGAGCACCGAAAAACTTTCAATCCTATTAAACAATTCCTTAAAGATGGAATTTTACAAGAAGCTAGTGAAATTAATAATCAACAATGTTAA
- a CDS encoding ABC transporter permease, producing MTWIQAIFTALSTPLFYKLTILSALPLVFAGIGGVYSEITGVTNIALEGIMKLGAFIAAVFIFYTGNPWIGLIMGMIGGLVLAFLHAYVSIEWSANQIVSATALILIAQGIVGFLMKPIFGQEGQTDFLTKIPMVKIEPLKNVPFIGEIFGEISAFFYIAIGVILFSWFLLYKTPLGLRMRAVGENPLAADTLGVNVKGIRYFGVLMSGVLAALGGMYIAIGDVGQFQELMPAGKGFIALAAMILGNWNPVGTMWAALLFGAADAMNIQLQTLMELPSETKALLNLLPFVLTIIVVGGFIGKTRSPASSGVPYEKE from the coding sequence ATGACTTGGATTCAAGCTATATTTACTGCTCTATCTACACCTTTATTTTATAAATTAACAATCCTCTCCGCTCTTCCATTAGTTTTTGCAGGAATAGGGGGAGTATACAGTGAAATAACCGGGGTCACAAATATTGCCCTAGAAGGAATTATGAAATTAGGTGCTTTTATTGCCGCTGTTTTTATCTTTTATACTGGGAATCCATGGATTGGATTAATTATGGGAATGATCGGTGGTCTGGTATTAGCCTTTTTACACGCATATGTTTCAATTGAATGGTCTGCAAATCAGATAGTCTCCGCAACAGCTCTTATTCTGATTGCACAAGGTATTGTAGGATTCCTGATGAAGCCAATATTTGGTCAAGAAGGTCAAACTGATTTTCTTACGAAAATTCCCATGGTAAAAATTGAACCTTTAAAAAATGTCCCTTTTATAGGTGAAATATTTGGAGAAATTAGCGCATTTTTCTATATTGCTATTGGTGTAATACTATTTTCTTGGTTTTTATTATATAAAACTCCCCTAGGTTTAAGAATGCGAGCTGTTGGTGAAAATCCTTTAGCAGCAGATACTCTTGGGGTAAATGTAAAAGGCATCAGATATTTTGGTGTATTAATGAGTGGTGTGCTTGCTGCCTTAGGAGGTATGTATATTGCGATAGGTGATGTTGGACAATTTCAAGAATTAATGCCTGCAGGAAAAGGTTTTATTGCTTTAGCTGCAATGATATTAGGAAACTGGAATCCTGTTGGTACTATGTGGGCTGCTCTTCTTTTTGGAGCTGCAGATGCTATGAATATACAGCTGCAAACTCTTATGGAACTTCCATCAGAAACTAAGGCTTTACTTAACTTACTGCCTTTTGTGTTAACAATCATAGTAGTTGGAGGATTTATAGGAAAAACTCGTTCTCCTGCTTCAAGTGGAGTTCCATACGAAAAAGAATAG
- a CDS encoding ABC transporter permease, producing MSFLVPALAVLVSLLIAAIIILFIGQNPIKAYGVMLKGAFGSRIAWADNITKMTSLLLTGLAVGFGFRAGVFNIGAEGQMAMGGIFAMLVGLNMGNVPPVIAIPLTILAGMLGGAFWASIAGWLKAQTGAHEVITTIMLNWIAYHLTNYLVSGPYTVGIGIPKSPEIAKSAQLPPLLTAQASTVPSGIIIAIVAAIVIYIVLDKTTVGYEVKAVGFNPYAAEYGGISISKNVVLTMAISGALAGLAGALEVMCVHHRIFGAFTSDRGFDGITIALIGQNNPIGIIFSSFLISSLRAGSNSMQTVGVPDDIIVIVQGIIIFFVAADRIIKTWIIKASKLGKNKKSQAIKGGEEA from the coding sequence ATGTCTTTTTTAGTTCCTGCCTTAGCAGTGTTGGTTTCTTTACTAATTGCGGCAATAATTATCTTATTTATTGGCCAAAATCCTATAAAAGCTTATGGCGTTATGTTAAAAGGAGCTTTTGGAAGCCGTATTGCTTGGGCTGATAACATAACAAAAATGACAAGTTTGCTATTGACAGGTTTGGCAGTAGGATTTGGATTTAGGGCAGGAGTTTTTAATATAGGTGCTGAGGGTCAAATGGCAATGGGCGGTATTTTTGCGATGCTAGTTGGTCTAAATATGGGGAATGTACCTCCCGTAATAGCTATACCTTTGACCATTCTTGCAGGTATGCTTGGTGGTGCCTTTTGGGCATCTATTGCAGGCTGGCTTAAGGCTCAAACTGGAGCTCATGAGGTTATCACAACCATCATGCTTAACTGGATAGCCTACCACCTCACTAATTATTTGGTTTCTGGACCCTATACAGTAGGAATTGGAATTCCTAAATCTCCTGAAATTGCAAAAAGCGCTCAATTACCTCCATTGCTTACTGCTCAAGCATCGACTGTACCTTCTGGCATTATTATTGCCATAGTAGCAGCTATTGTAATCTATATTGTTCTTGATAAAACTACGGTAGGGTATGAAGTTAAAGCGGTTGGATTTAATCCCTATGCGGCTGAGTATGGAGGAATTTCTATAAGCAAAAATGTAGTTTTAACAATGGCTATTTCTGGTGCTTTGGCTGGCTTAGCTGGTGCTTTGGAGGTTATGTGTGTACACCACCGTATATTCGGCGCTTTTACAAGCGATAGAGGATTTGATGGTATTACAATTGCACTAATTGGTCAAAATAATCCTATTGGAATAATTTTTTCTTCTTTCCTAATTTCTTCTTTAAGAGCGGGATCTAACTCTATGCAAACTGTAGGAGTTCCTGATGATATAATTGTTATTGTCCAAGGTATTATTATATTCTTTGTTGCTGCTGACAGAATAATAAAAACATGGATTATTAAAGCATCAAAGTTAGGAAAAAATAAAAAATCTCAAGCTATCAAAGGCGGTGAAGAGGCATGA
- a CDS encoding ABC transporter ATP-binding protein encodes MKNITKVFPRVIANDNVTFAVKKGEIHALIGENGAGKSTLMNQLYGLYKPTGGEIYVFGKKMDFKGPSDAIDAGIGMVHQHFMLVDNLTVAENVVLGQEPKKGILFDLKFAQKKVKELSERYGLKVDIDAKIEDIPVGMQQRVEIIKTLYRGADILILDEPTAVLTPQETEEFFDILRALKNDGKTIIFISHKLKEVLEISDTITVMRLGKVTGTVKTSLTNEKELANMMVGRNVVLSIERPTFTPGKTSIKIENIWVKDNRKLDAVKGISFEIREGEILGIAGVAGNGQTELAEALSGLRKIEKGSYLFEEREISNLSVRELRELGISHIPEDRQKRGLIADFPVYFNLILSQHYKEPFAKRGFLDFNEIRKYSHSLVKQFDVRPPDIDILAGNLSGGNQQKVILAREIGFSPKFIIVSQPTRGLDVGAIEYVHKSLINLRQQNATILLISMELEEILSLSDRILVMYEGRSMGEFENGELTIEEMGLMMAGKKLEEIKVLETKK; translated from the coding sequence ATGAAGAATATTACAAAAGTATTTCCGCGAGTAATTGCAAATGATAATGTGACTTTTGCCGTAAAAAAAGGTGAAATACACGCTTTAATAGGTGAAAATGGTGCAGGTAAATCAACATTAATGAACCAATTATACGGCTTGTATAAACCTACTGGTGGAGAAATTTATGTTTTTGGTAAAAAGATGGATTTTAAGGGCCCCTCAGATGCTATTGATGCAGGGATAGGTATGGTTCACCAGCATTTTATGCTTGTAGATAATTTAACGGTTGCAGAGAATGTAGTTTTGGGGCAAGAACCGAAAAAAGGGATTTTATTTGATTTAAAATTTGCACAAAAAAAAGTCAAAGAATTATCTGAAAGATACGGCTTAAAAGTCGATATAGACGCTAAGATTGAAGATATTCCTGTTGGAATGCAACAAAGGGTCGAAATAATTAAAACACTTTATAGAGGAGCAGATATTTTAATACTAGATGAACCAACTGCCGTATTAACTCCTCAAGAAACTGAAGAATTCTTTGATATTTTAAGAGCTCTAAAAAATGACGGTAAAACGATAATTTTCATTAGTCATAAATTAAAAGAAGTACTTGAAATAAGCGACACTATTACTGTTATGCGACTAGGAAAAGTAACTGGTACTGTAAAAACATCTTTAACAAATGAAAAAGAGCTCGCGAATATGATGGTAGGAAGAAACGTAGTTTTAAGTATAGAAAGACCAACATTTACTCCAGGAAAAACTTCCATAAAAATTGAAAATATTTGGGTAAAGGATAACAGAAAATTAGATGCAGTTAAAGGTATTTCGTTTGAAATAAGGGAAGGAGAAATTTTAGGTATTGCAGGAGTTGCTGGTAACGGACAGACAGAATTAGCTGAAGCTTTGTCTGGTCTAAGAAAAATAGAAAAAGGAAGTTATCTGTTTGAAGAAAGAGAAATTAGTAATTTGTCTGTAAGGGAGTTAAGAGAACTTGGAATAAGCCACATCCCTGAAGATAGACAAAAAAGAGGACTAATCGCCGATTTTCCTGTTTATTTTAATCTAATATTAAGTCAACATTATAAAGAACCTTTTGCAAAGAGAGGCTTCCTTGATTTTAATGAAATTAGAAAATATTCTCACAGTCTTGTAAAACAATTTGACGTAAGACCTCCTGATATTGATATATTAGCCGGCAATCTATCTGGAGGAAATCAACAAAAAGTTATCTTAGCAAGAGAAATTGGATTCTCTCCTAAATTTATAATTGTTTCTCAACCCACAAGGGGATTAGATGTTGGTGCCATAGAGTATGTACATAAGTCACTCATTAATTTACGTCAACAAAATGCCACAATTTTATTGATTTCAATGGAATTAGAAGAAATATTATCTTTATCTGATAGAATTCTTGTAATGTATGAAGGTAGATCGATGGGTGAATTTGAAAATGGAGAATTAACAATTGAAGAAATGGGCTTAATGATGGCTGGAAAAAAATTAGAAGAAATAAAAGTATTGGAAACAAAAAAATAA